Part of the Penicillium digitatum chromosome 4, complete sequence genome is shown below.
cCCAATGCGCCATACCGATGCTGGATCTTATCAGGATGCCAACGAATGCGCTCCACCTTAAGCGTACCAATCAACTCGGCAGGTGCCGGAACATGACGCATGAACTCCTCAACAGCCTGGGGGCGAACATCGCCTCTCTTCCCAGAGCGAACAGGCCAGAAAATCAGATTGCGTAATGGCTTGGGAGCAGACCCCTCCGCAGCCTTCCCGATGTTCTCCCACCGTTCCAAATACTCAGCCCAGGGCGTACCCCACTCAATCTTGGCTCTCTTGCGCTCTGCGCCTCGCCGCAGACTGTCATCCATTGCACGTTCGAACTCCTCCCTCCCAGCCTGCGCATTCCTCCGAGCCTCCTCTTTCCTTTTCTGCTGCCGCTCAGCACGCAGACGCTCCTGCTCAGCCAGCATACCTTCCCGTGTCCGCTCCCACATCCGTCGACGGACGTAATCAACGTATTCGTCCTCGGTCATTTGTTCCAGCTCGCCTTCCGGGCCCCGTTGAACATCGGGCACGCGGTAATTATGTATAGGTTGCCCGTAGACGGATTCCCAGTATGCTGCGCCTTCGTCGTCGCCGAGAGCATCGAAGAGAGATTCTCGGAAGGTGTCTCTGGTTGAACCGAAGGGATTTTCAACTGTAGGGTCGGGTCGCTTCTCCTCGCGATGGCGCCTCTTGGAGGATTCGTCGTCTCTTGTCCGTGATCTATGACGGTGTGTTCGTTTTCGATGGGGACGACTGCCATCTTTGAAACGAAATGCCCGGCTGTGACCTGCGCGGGTGTGTTCGTTTGGAGAGTTGGAGCTGTGGGATGCCCCTGACTCCTCAGTCGGGATGGATTTGGAGTATTCCATCTTCAGATTTGCTTCAGTCGATGGAGCAGCTCTAATCGGATCTCATTGTTTTTGGTGTTGTTGAGTGAAGCACCAAGTGGTCAAGAAAGCAAATGAGCCAAAGCAACGGAGATAACGTGCCTTAGTCATCTTATCTCCAGCCCCACCATGTCGGAAGACATGAGGTTCGAACGTTGACAAGTGTTGTAGTAGGAAAGAAGACGCCAGTGACAGGAATATAGATACAGAATAAAGGAAAATGGTCCAACCATGCGAAGGCTTGCCGCCAAACGATTACTGAAGATCGCCACCGGATGGCTCTACTTGAATTGCATGCTGGCGTGATTATCAACCCTTTAAACCCCCTACATCATCATCTCAACTATTCCGGAAATGTCTTTATCCTCTTGAGGGGAATTATCCCTTCTTCCTCGTACCGGGTTCAGTGACAGCTACGTACCAACTGTACGGCAGTTACGGCATCCCAGTCAAAACAGTCCAGCACACAGATCATGATCAGCCCAGCAGTACCTTTAACCATCCAGTTTGAAGATCTGCTTTGTCGCCAACCAGTTCAGAGCCTGACTTTGAAATATCACTTGATCTGTTGGAGGAAATCTCATACGGCGTCCGGATGGAGCAAGGCCTATAAGTCAACTGATCCTGAAGCATAAGGGGTTGAATCAGTTTTACGCCTCGTGCTCCTATCCTCAATAGCGCTCTTCCTCAATAACACAATCCTGGTTGTCAAATCTTCCAAAATGTAATATGTATAGCAGGATTGAAGAGTCCATTACTCCAGGGATCCTACCGGCAGATGATTGGCTACTAGTAAACATTAACAAGCTTTTGAACATCCAAGATTTAGACCACGTCCGAATTGACATTTCCAGCTAGATTGCAATTTTGTAATTAGTGTGGCAGTAGTAGGTCAAGATATATAAGATACAAAGATAGTGAAGTGTATTGCAGGCAAAATAAGCAATGGTGCCCTGGAACCTAGAGACTGCAGTACTGGAACCCATCGTGAACCCTCCAAAAATATGGAGATGCAATGATTTGATTTCTATGGCGTCAAAACTGTGTCAATAATTCAAATCACACTATGTAGAGTATTGTAGAGAGCGATTCTAAACCACGCTGTAAGGAATCAAGACGACACATCCACAACCTCGGCGAACCACTGCTTGAGTGCAGTAGCCAAAACAGAGGGCAACTCCCTCACATCGCGAACAACAAGATAGTAAGGGAATGGGAAGTCCTCGAGGTATCGCTTCATCTTGAGCTTCATCTCACCACCAGAACCAGGATCGGCCTCAAAGCTGGCCTGCGAGAGGTCAAGGATAGAGCTGCCCTTGACAGCGTCGACGATAATAAAGACAACCATGATGCGCTCCTCAAGCGCCTGTCTGACAAGACGGCGAATCGTATCATGGTCTTCACAGATACCATCAGAGATAATCAACTGAAGCTGCCAGAGATCGgcagagccagagccaggCGAGCGCTTCCAGCGAGCCTCGCGGAAGAGAGCGATGGAGTCGGCGATCAGTTTGCGCACATTAGTACCAGTTTGCTGGTAACTGAAGTGCTGGAAGACCTGGGAGCCGGCCTCGGAGGAGAAGGGCTTCCCGAACTCATGGGCGACACGAACATGGTCTTCGTTACCGAAGCCGAGGACACAGAGGTCGCCAGCTTCTAGCATGCTCAGACTCTTCGCAACAAGGGCGAGGGTCTCGAAGGCGAGCTGGCCACTGCCACTTTCCAGCATCGACTTGCTGTCGTCGACGGCCAGCATGATCTGGTAGTTGCGCTTTGAGGGGATAGAGCGGCGCATCCAGATCTTGTCGCGCTTGTACTGGGATGCGATATAGGGGATGATACGCTTGATGTTCAGCCGCTTTCCGGTGCGGAAGTCACCGCGGAGCTTGGTGGCCATTGTAGGGGCGAGGATGAGGCGGAGTTGTTCGGTcagggagagggagagatcATTTGTGGCGGACTCGTAGTGCGACCAGAGGCGGCGAGCTTCGTCTTGTGGGGTCAATGGGGGGAGCGAAGAGGAGAGGTGGATCGCTGCGAGTTGCGAGTCAACTTCGTCAAGCTCCTCGTCCACTTCTTCAGTGCTCTGTGCTCCGTCTGCACGATCGTGGGATGATTGACCGCCAGGAATGAAGGCGCCGGCGGACTCGCCATCGGTTGGAACGGTCTCGCGGTCGATTTGCATCTTATCCTCAAGCTGGTTGTCCACGGCATCTTGCTGCTCGTCCGACACGTCTGGGAGAACATCATTCTCGCCAGGCTTGATATCGGACTCCACGCCCTTACTTTGGTCGAGGGCTTGGGTTTGGTCGTCGTTTGCTTGTCCAAGGGCCTGGGTGTCTGCAGCGTCTTCGTCATCCTTCAGGTGCTCGAAGTCCGCATCGGCCATATCGGTGTCTTGGGGCATAGGCTGGgattcctcctcctcttggGACGGATTGAGGATTTCCTTTTGTCGTCGATGCCATTGCTCAAGGATGTCACCGAGCTTCTTGAATGCCTGCATCTGAGGTTCATCTGGACCGTGATCTTCGCCACCGGCAGCGTCTCGGCTGGGCTGGCTCTCCTCGCTATCCTTGGCAGCACCTGTCTGTTGGTCGACATTGGCACTGGGATCAGTCGAGCCGCTTTCCTGCTGAGCGTCACCTGAAGCAcccttttcttcattttggTCTTGCTCGGCTCCGAGGCCACCAGTGACAGCTTCACTGGGAGCGACGTTGTCACCTGCGGCATCATTGTCATCACGCTGGGCGAGGAAGTCGTCTTGTTCAGGTTCCTCTGGATCTTCTCCACCAgcttccttttcctcctcttctccgGCTTCGCCTTCGTTGGTTTCCTCTGCATCATCGGccatctcttcatcttcctcaccTGGCACTTGATCCTCTGGGGCTGCCTCGGCGTCTTCTTCGCCAGCATGGTCATCGGCGTCTTCGACCTTCCCTTCTTCCTCGGGGGCAGGGCCGAAAtcatcgtcaagatcacccatatcatcgtcatcctcgCCATTGTCGTCCTTGCCCTCACCATCATCGAGCTGCATTTCCTCGGGAAGTTCAAGtgtttcttcttccttcgcTTGAGGGTCGGTGACGTCCATTTCCTCACGGCCAACTGCCTCGCCCTCTTCTTCGGGGGCCTCCTCGTCTTccgtttcttcttcctcttcctcaccttccttttgcttttcttcACTCTTTTCGCC
Proteins encoded:
- a CDS encoding Reticulocyte-binding protein 2 like a is translated as MEYSKSIPTEESGASHSSNSPNEHTRAGHSRAFRFKDGSRPHRKRTHRHRSRTRDDESSKRRHREEKRPDPTVENPFGSTRDTFRESLFDALGDDEGAAYWESVYGQPIHNYRVPDVQRGPEGELEQMTEDEYVDYVRRRMWERTREGMLAEQERLRAERQQKRKEEARRNAQAGREEFERAMDDSLRRGAERKRAKIEWGTPWAEYLERWENIGKAAEGSAPKPLRNLIFWPVRSGKRGDVRPQAVEEFMRHVPAPAELIGTLKVERIRWHPDKIQHRYGALGIDDVVMRGVTEVFQIVDRLWNEERERQK